Within the Apus apus isolate bApuApu2 chromosome 8, bApuApu2.pri.cur, whole genome shotgun sequence genome, the region GGTTTACCCAGatgagcagaaggaagaaatctgTGCAAGATCAGAGCCAACAATTACATCTGAATCTTGAAACAATCCTAAACTTCACCTTTCCCACAGTTTTCAACTACTTTATGCAGATCTAACAATGTTCTTTGATAAGAGGATTATTTGATTGGTAACAGGGGTCACATAGTGATGTTACCTACTCCTCAATTAGTTTGAACATGTTTTACAAAGACACCAAGGCCGACCTCCCCTCCTGTTGGACTGCCACCCTCAGGACAGGTTTCAGAATGCCATCAAAACAGGCAAGCAGCATTTCCCGCCAGTGGAAGCTCAGAAAGAGCTCAAGCCATTTCAGAACATATTAACATAACCCAGGGATGCAGAGGATGAGGAACAGAGACATGAGAAGGAAGAGGTATCCACATGTGATATTTCTCTGGAGCTCCAGGGAGAGACACACTGACCACTGCCCCTGTGATGAGCAGCAGGGGGTGGGTGAGGGGCAGGGCTGCACGCCCAGCTCCTGTCCACACTGACCAGTACTCACAGTGCTTCTGCTGGTACTCAGAGCCCTGCACTTCATCTGATGGGCTGATGTGTtggccagcccagcctggcaggctctgcaggggcaTTTCCAAGCCACGAGGACagtccctccagcagcagcagagctcccaTGGCTGCCTGCAGGCAATACAGCATTAGAGATACCCTCCTGCTACTGCACTATATTCAATACTCTCTGAATCAGGAAAATCCACTCTCCACTGGGTCTGAAAAATGTCTTACAAGGTCAAAAGGCAGAGCCTTGCTGCACTTGAATGTTTTATTAATCTCTATCATAACAGATTATCATTTTTGATCATATAACTTCATTTCCAGCTAGTGTTTCCTCACTGTCTGCACCCCATGTCTCTTCTTGCAACTAAAGAATATTGATAACTGGGGGGAAATAAGTGGAAAGGAtaattttaatcacatttttaaaaggcaacacATTTTGTTACACAGTTTCctcaaaaaaaatgtttatgaacGTAACGAGGTGCTGTCCCAGGAGACGAGAATGAGGACCGATGTCTGTGGCTCCCCAAGCGGGGAGGTGTGCGGGTGGGGGGGAGGTCTTTAGAGAacatttaatagaatcatagaatcatagaatcataggggttggaagggacctcgaaagatcatctagtccaaccccccctgccagagcagggtcacctagagcacatcacacaagaacgcatccaggtgggttttgaatgtctccagtgaaggagactccacaacctccctgggcagcctgttccagtgctgtgtcactctcacagtaaaaaaattttttcgtatattcaccttgaacctcctatgctccaatttccacccattaccccttgtcctatcactggtcatcactgagaaaagcctaactccatctccctgacactcaccccttacgtatttgtaaacattaatgaggtcacccctcagtctccttttctccaacctgaagagacccagctccctcagcctttcctcataagggagatgttctactcccttaatcatctttgtggctctgcgctggactctctcaagcagttccctgtccttcttgaactgaggggcccagaactggacacaatactccaggtgcggcctcaccaaggcagaataaagaggtaggagaacctctcttgacctactaaccacaccctttctaatgcaccccaggatgccgttggccttcttggccacaagggcacattgctggctcaggAGTTTCTAGGAGTTAAAGCAATTTtgaacacagaatcacagactggtttgggttggaaggggctttaaGGACCATCCAGtgccaccccccctgcatgggcagggacacctcccaccagcccaggctgctccaagccccatccaacctgcccttcaacactgccagggatggggcagccacagcttccccgggcagcctgggccagcaAAACCATCGCACGCGGCCCCGCGCCGGAGCcgcgggagctgcagcagggctgctgcccgGCCCGCACAGCCCCCGGGGAGCACGCCGGGCCCGgcgctgctccctccctccctccctccctccctccctccgccccggggcgggcggcccgCGGTGTCCCCCGGTACTCACGGGCCTCATCccgccgctccgctccgctGCTCGGGCACCACCGGCCGCAGCGGCCGGGCAGCCGCCGGGAGCGGCTCCGCCCCGCGGGCGGGAagcggggcccggcccgccccgcgctgACCCGGCAGCAGTCCTGCCCCGCACCCTGCCCCGCACCCTGCCCCGCACCAGCCCTGCCCGCGGCCGGCATGGCTCCCAAGGGCGGCCCCGGCGGGCGGCAGCAGTCGGAGGaggatctgctgctgcaggacttcAGCCGCAACCTCTCCGCCAAGTCCACCGCGCTCTTCTTCGGCAACGCCTTCATCGTCTCCGCCATCCCCATCTGTGAGCGGCGGGGACGGGGGGGGGGTGGTCCTGAGGGGGATGGCGGCTCCTGAGGGGGATGGCGGCTCCTGAGGGGGATGGCGGGTCCGTGAGGGGGATGGCGGCTCCTGAGGGGGGAACGGAGGCTCCTGAGGGGGATGGCGGCTCCTGAGGGGGGATGGCGGGTCCTGAGGGGGGATGGAGGCTCTTGAGGGGGCGGAAAGAGCCCGAGGGGCGCGACGGGCGCTGGCGGGAGCGGGGTCTCCCCGGGCCGCTGGGGCTCCCGGCGCCGCGGTGCCGGGCGGGGTGTCCGGGCCGGGCCCGGTGCCGGGCGGGGTGtccgggccgggcccgggcggcCGTTCCGCGCGGggcaagatggcggcggcgcgGGCGCTGCCCTGACGTGtcgccgcggggccgcgcctCGGCCcgggggctgtgcggggctgctgcggggacGGGGTTTTCTTCGGAGAAACTGCTCGAAGTGtcatcttttcctttattttcttcctctgaggGCTCTACTGGAGGATCTGGCACATGGATCTTGTCCAGTCCGCGGTCCTGTACAGCGTGATGACCCTCATCAGCACCTACCTCGTAGCTTTTGCCTATAAGAATGTCAAGTTTGTTCTCAAACACAAGTAAGTTCGGTGGCCATTTGAAGTAGGATTTATTGTTAAACTGTGTAATAAAACATTCACACCTTTTTATTAATAAGAAGGTCTGAAGTGTTGCTCCAAAACCTGTTACACGTGGAAGTGTCTGCTCATTGGTTGCTGTCATTTCCCTTGTAGTGATGAAACAGACTAGTCTTGTCAGCTAAGAGTGGGACGAAATAGCAAAACTGCCTTTATTCCCAGTGGATGTTGCTGTGAACTGTATTAGACtaatatttttagtaatttatttcttgttttcctcttgacTTGGGAAAACCATTCAGTGTCTTGGCAAAGTTTTATTCTTCACTGCAAATACAACATCTTCTAATCCcagggttgggtttttcttttcgTTTTTCACCTTTGCCATCAATGGTGTTTCTTACAGAGTAGCCCAGAAAAGGGAGGATGCTGTTTCCAAAGAAGTGACTCGCAAGCTGTCCGAGGCAGACAACAGGAAGATGTCTCGTAAGGAGAAGGATGAAAGGTaatcctcttctttctctcccttcctgtAATACTGCCTGGTATCTTTAAGGCTCTAGATAGGATATTAGGGACTGTTGCTTGgccagtgggtttttttctggattctGGTGAGTAGAAGCTGTTCTGTCAGCTCTTTGTTCACCCTTTTGAGGTGAGTTACCAATGAAAGGTCTCAAACATAGAAAATGTTATCAATAAGGCAACCTCGGAGTCCTGGAGCTTCTGGCTCCTGTCAGTAGTTGGATTTCCAGTTGTATAGCTCATACTGTATCCAGGCTGTGCCTGGTGAGTGTGTCAGGAAGCACCTAGGACTAGAGTCAGTGCCCATTATGTATAAGACACAAGGACATGAGCTGTCAACTCTTTGGAGCAGAAAGCCATATCTTCTGGTTGCCAAGCTCTCTGGTGGTATCTGACCCATGCAGactcaaaatgttatttataaaGGGGTGGGTTTGATGTGCCTGGTGGGAAAACAAGCCTCACTTAAGGGTACAGGTGCACAGTATATGCAGGGCTCTGTCTGTACTGATGGGTTGTCTGGCAGTTCTCCCTGCactctccttcagcagctggctgtaacaacagcagcaccagggggTTTGCTGCACTGTGGCTGTCAACCCCTGCTGGGTGTGCCAGGATGTCAGTGTGCCTGAAATAACAGTCCTGCTTATTCCTAGaattctgtggaagaaaaacgAAGTTGCAGATTATGAAGCAACAACTTTTTCCATCTTCTACAACAATACTCTCTTTCTGGTCTTGGTCAtcattgcttcattttttgtgCTGAAGAACTTCAACCCCACTGTGTATCCTTTGTCACCACGCTTGAAACAGTCGGAGTCCTGCTCCTACTGGTTGTCATTAGTAGCTGTATTTGTCACCTGGGTTGTGAGATTGCTCTGATACATGCAGCTCAGTGTAGCACCTCAGCTtagaaacactgatttttggttaagctgctgctgagggctgcaTATGCTAATTAACTATTTAATTTAATAGAACTGGCTGAACTTCATGGGTGCCTGGCTTGTGAAGTGCATTTCAGCATCCTGCTAAGGCCTCTGATGTAAGCAGCATTTCAGGTTATgatgttaaaattttaaaactccTACAGAGGGGGACCAGTTCAAaccttgtttttcaaaaaactTCTACTAAATATTCTATACAAAGGAAGTGGCACCTTCACAAGTACATGTCCTTAACCTTCTCCCTACAGAAACTATATTCTTTCTATAAGTGCTTCATCTGGACTGATTGCTCTGCTGTCTACAGGAtccaagtaaagaaaaaaaaaacaacaaaatccccACCAATTTGTATCTCGGGGGGGGGGTTTAACTGCCAAACAAGAGTTTAAGGGTGGAACAGgaataccatttttttttttttatagcatgGCTGCTTGAGGCTTTGGGGGGAGGGCTGGCATCCAAAATGAGTGGATTGTATTTACTTTTGGTAGCTTTATATGGTGTTACTCAGGCactgatttttttgctgttaccAAACGTCACCTCAGCAGCAGGGTGTGGGTGGGACTGTCCCACAAGGGACACAGCAGCACCTGCAAGAGCCAACCTTACTGGTCAGCAAAAGTGACAATCCACCATTTATCAGTGTAATTTTACAAGTCTTAATaaaaaggaagctttttttgtcatttaatTCCTTGtcttttcattattaattttttgaaGGGTGTTTCGATGGGCAGTCAGGGGGTGCAGGTTTGTCACCTCTTTCTGCTGCCAACATGTGTACTCTTCACTGGACACCCTCCTCCTGCTGAAGTAACTTGCAGTCAGGACAAAACCTAGACCTgccagaaaaatgtttctgaagtgGTTTGAACACACTGCATTGGCTTGGGTTGGTTTTTATTCATCTCTAAagttgaaagtaaaaaaaaatccctcatttTACTGGCATCATTTAACACTCttcaaattaactttttttcccctcaaaataaGTGGATCTTTCTTTATGGCCTCTGCCTGCTTATTTGCTGCTGAAAGGAGCCTTTCCATTTTGTTTGCATAATTCTACTGTCTGTAGCCTGCCACTTCTTATAAAGGAAATCATCTGTATCTATTTCACTCTTAAGTATTTAGCTCTGTATTTAGCTCACAGACAACACCTTTCTGGCCAACTTCTCTCACTGGTCAGACCCAGGtcagcctgcaggcagggtATTTTGCCTGGTACCCCACTGCTCTCAGAGCAGTCAGGACCTACAGGCTTTTGCTCAAAGTGAGGGACAAAGCCATTTCctttccataaaataaaatattttgaatataatttcaatacatttttGGATTCCTGTGCATCTGAGAAGGAGAAAGCATCAAATTCTACCTCCGGAGGTAAGAAAAGGAACCTGTTTGCTACTGCCAAAGTAATTATGCTGTTAAAAGCTGCATAATGGTCAGAGCCTTTTGTGCTGCCCAAGAAGCAGATTTTGAAATGCTTAGTTAATTTTCAGAGTGAAACATGCAACGCTGGGGGACACGGCCCAGAGCAGGGGAGTGAGGCGGTGCCGGTTTCCACCTCAGCAAGCTGGGACCGAGCTTTTGGAGAGGCTGGTGACAACTGCAGTGGCATTTCAGTGAACTGTCCAGAGGACATTCACCTTGTTCAGGCCCAGATGTTGTACAGGACAGAGTTTGCCTCAGGAGACCGACTTGGAGGAGGAGCTCCTGCCAGAGCCACCCCAGCCCAGTCCTGGGCTCCCCATGCTCCCTCCTCTGGCCCCAGGGCTCtgtcccctgcccagccctgggtaCAGCTGCAGATGTttccctgtggaaaaaaaaacacatctccATTTTCAACACAAACCGTTGCTGTTTCAAGATCAGTAACAGGGCTCTAGGTGTGAAATGGATgcacaaaatgcttttattgaGTCCAAGCAGAAATCAGAGTCAGACAGCATGTCTGGACGTACAGCAGCGAGGTTCAGTTACACGTACCACAGCTCAGGGGATTAAATACAGGAGGAGACAACTCAAGGACCAGGATCTGATCCCGTGGCCACTGAAGGCAGCACAAGCTCTGCAGCTACCCTGGAGCCAAGGGGACTGGGGTCTAAGGGTCCTACCCCTGGGAAGCATGTGCCAAAGGACACAGTTCCATACGAGTGAGAGCTACTGAAATCATCGGAGCATTTTACAAAGCAAACTCATGGGAAAACATGGCTTGGTTCTTGAGATGGGCAAATTAATATAGAAGTGCTCACTGTCAGAGGGATGAAGTGCTCACAAAAACCCTACCTGTTTACAACGTGTCTGAAAAACACCATGTGTTTACTTATGCCCTGTTCCAGAACAGTTAAAGCAAAGGTGATCTTCCACCAAAGTACATACCTGttttttcctggtatttttCAGCAGctatacattatatataaatatctatatCCTTAAAAGCTCAGGAGTATTGAAATTTGCATTAGCTATGTCTACAAGCAGGCAGAAGTAGAGGCAGGCTTCTACAGATGcaaaaacctgtatttttaacATGGCTTTCTTGATTTAAGGTTTATGTAGAATTAggattttgcattgtttttattAACCTGACATGCACGTTTGGTGTTTCTAACAGTGCTCTTCTGGCCTGTACCCAGAAATACTTCCCAGGAGCACTCCACAGCTGGAATAATTGTATAGTTAGGAGCTGAGCTATCTAATTTCTAACCAATTCTCTATCCTACATCTTTTACTCAACTACAAACGAAATCTAGAGCATACATTCAgcataaaaaaaggaaaacaaccaaCAGAAAATTTGAGCTTGCCCCTTCTATCTGTTAACCTGAAGAAACTTTATAGTTGGGATTTCCCAAATGTGGTTTTATTAAAACCTTAAGTTGTATCTGGCTTTTCTTCATTGAAAAAATAGATCTGTACATCCTTCTCTAATTACCAAGTACCTGAAggttagaaattattttttgctttacaaGTGTTTTTCACAGCACAAGCATGAGGTGCTAAgaggaaagtaaaaattaatgaatCCAGTCGAAGGTAAGAAAATACAAGATTATTCTTGGTTAGAAGAGAGATCGACCTGTGCTTTTAAATTTCACTGCAGATTAGTAGCCAGAGCACACACCTGGAGGGCTCCAGTGAGAGCAGACACCGAGCAGCTGAATGATTCTGAAGGCCGGATATTGACTCGGGGCTGTACCTCAGTGCAGAGCACTGGTTAAACCATGCAGTCCAGGGAATCATGCATCACATTATGACCTGTAGTCCTTCTTGCTGTAGGGCTTGTTGCCCAGAATATTATCTATTTCGTTTACAATATGGGATGTCATCTTTGGGAGGACCTGAAGGTAGAAGAAAACTTGTCGTATCAAGCTGCCGGGGAAGGTTTTTCCAAATTTTAATCTACGTCTTATCAGATAACACTACCTCTGGGTTTTCTGTGTGACAGATATTTAGACATTCATCTCATACCTTTCTCACTTAAAGGAAAAACTACCACAGTGTCTTTGCCCAGTGAGAGAATCACAGAAGTGCTCCTGAGCTTCATCTGCACAATATCGCTCggctgctgtgggaagggagCTGGAGGCAAGAGCACCAGAGGAAGCTCTTGTTTGTGAAAAGCAACAGAGAATAACAATGAAGGTGGGTGCAAGTGACATGTGCCCTGCGGGAGACTTGGCACAGAATATATCACAGCACGTCCTGGAATCAGGTCACTTGCTTTTTCAGACACACTAAACCTGCTGATGCTGCTCCCTTGTTGCTGGGCATGGCTCTAACTGCCACAAAGGGTGGTCAGTCGTGGTGACACATTAGGGGTTTGTTTAATCAATGTGCAGAATGAGAACTGGAGGGTGActaaacaaaatacaaagtaTTAAAACGAAATAAAGAGTAGGCAGGTGCTAGACTCAAAAGATGCTGGTGTTGCCCCCCGGAGAGCTGGGCAGTACCCACCCCCCACCACTGCTGAGGTGCCCCCAGCACCTGCACTTGCCTGTATGGCTCCAAGGTTCTCTATCAGCTGCTCAGGGTTGGAAGATCCTAGGAGAACGGAGCTCACCCCCTCATTTCTGAGGCACCAGGCTGGGAAGATAAGTCACAAGATGGTCAGGAATGTGGGCTTCACCACAGGGCATTACTCCAGAGCCCAGTGTTTGTCAGAGCCTTTATCTCTAGTTGAAAATTGATTACAACGTTATTTGTCTGAACCTTCACTTTATTCCTCCAGCACTACCAGGGAGAAGATGCACCGGTCAGATAAACCAGAGTAGATCTTCCAGCATTCAGTCTGACCCTGGTCCCTGGCAATTTATTGTCATTATTTGTCTTAATTACAGGGCTTAGTTTTCCCTACCACAAGTGGCAGGGCTTCCCCTTTCGGCTCTTGGAGCCACGGATCATTTTTCTAACAGACACGTGTGGTATTTTTCAGCCTTGGCTCTCAGCAGTGCCAAGATAATcgttactttaaaaaaaaacacagctcaaGGCTGGAGGCCATGGGATGATTTGTGACAAGAGCCCAGGACACAGGCAGGTTTGTGCCCTGCCCTGTCACCTACCAACAGCCAGCTGCGGCAGCGTGCACCCCAGGCGCTCGGCGATGGGCGACAGGTCCTTCAGCTtcacctgctgcttcctgccctCCTCGCTGATGATCTTCTCTTTCAGCCACTGGTAGCACTGGAGGTGAACAACAAGATTTTTAGGCTTCCACCATGGGAAGTTTAAAGCAATTCTAAGCAGCTC harbors:
- the SSR3 gene encoding translocon-associated protein subunit gamma → MAPKGGPGGRQQSEEDLLLQDFSRNLSAKSTALFFGNAFIVSAIPIWLYWRIWHMDLVQSAVLYSVMTLISTYLVAFAYKNVKFVLKHKVAQKREDAVSKEVTRKLSEADNRKMSRKEKDERILWKKNEVADYEATTFSIFYNNTLFLVLVIIASFFVLKNFNPTVNYILSISASSGLIALLSTGSK